tggggtgagctcccgttacttgtcccagcttctgccaacctagcagttcaaaagcacataaaaaatgcaagtaaaaaaatagggaccacctatggtgggaaggtaacagcgttccgtgcacctttggcattgagtcatgccggccacatgaccatggagatgtcttaggacagcgctggctcttcggctttgaaacggagatgagcaccgccccctagagtcggcaacgactagactagcacgtatgtgcgaggggaacctttacctttaccttctggAAATTACATTAGTCTATGTGTAATGGATGGTTATCTCCATTGCATTGGCTAAAAATAGATCTACCCtccagaaataaatctaatatctTCCTGGATTTATGTCAGTTAGTAGCAATGACCAGATCTTTAGAACTAAATTCTGAAAATGAATGGCAGGGAAACTGTTTTACTGTATCTGCCTTGGGTATATTGCCTTACCATTTTAGAGACTCTTTTCTTCTAATCCTTTACCAAAAAAATGGAGGAATTCATCCAATTTCTGATACTTAATtgcctttaaaaaacattttaagattTTCTATTTAGTAAATTACTTTAATACTATCACCATTTTGGTTCCCAACTCTGTAACATacttttttttaaggaataaCTATCGAATTTCCCAAAAGTGGTTGCACTATTTACTTTGAATTTCAGTGGCTGCTGGCTGTGGCAATGTTAGGGTTGGTGGAGTGGATtctaacacatctggaagacACCAGGTTGGGGGAGGTACTATGAATGCAGTGTTTGAAATATAGCACTCTAAATTTAATTATTTCGTGAGATATACGAGAAAAAAATTGAGCAAGAAATTTGGCAATTCTGCTACCTAATAGTAAAATACTATacattttttgcttcttttttgctTCCATAGCAATCTTATAATTTTCCTTTTTAACTAATACATTCCTGATATAGTGGCTACCCTGGAAGAAATATTCTCTTGAATTCAGGAAAAAAGAATCCAGTTAGAAGGAGCCCTTGCTGTCAGATAAGTTGTTCCTTTGAGATGGCTGAGTGTAGCCATCTTGAAGAGTTCAAAGGGTGGGTCTTCTTTCCCATTCTTGATAATGCTTTGAAAACAGTTCAGATCCAAGGGCTACCACTCCATTAAGAACTTCTCTGTGGCAGTGAATGAGATCTGAACAGGAAcaactgtatttatttgtttcccaTTCTATTTCTGGGATTGCAAATTTTGGAgtaagaaagatgagaagatctGTAGAAGATCTGAAAGTTCTGATCTATGAAGTACAAAATGATGGAAATGTTCACTTTACAAATCCAGGTGAACTTGATTGGAATGTAAGCAACACATTTCGGTTCAGTTCAATTAAGACCCTGCAAGATATTTTCCCAAGATGTGGAAGAATATGCTCATATTAATGAGTAATGATTGGTGGGACAGAACTTGTCGTCTTTGCTACAAGAGAGGAGCACAGTACACATCCCTGCAGTGGGCAAATCCCAGttcttttcaaaaacaaaacaaaaaccaatcaatgatatatatttttttagtacCAAATAGGAAGGAGGGTTACTCTAAGTGGAAGAGGGTAGGTTCTGTTCTACCATAGGTGAACTGTGACCAGAGCATATGATAggcttggggggggagggtttaattaaaaaaacattatgtCTTTCATCCATTCTTTCAAGGAATATCACAACCAGTCACATCAAGCTACATTCCGCTATCTAGTATTTTTCTaacccctgcccccacccccatgcctgcAAATTCTATTGTTCCTTTGCTATTTTCTTTTCCCCTAATCTCTTTCATCTTGTTGTAGATCTACAGATATGGAGTCATTGTGGTGACTGGGttaggtctttctttctttctttctttctttctttctttctttctttctttctttctttctttctttctcaagagTAGGGAGTGACAGATGGTGGTCTCGCTTTCCCCAGAGAGCGAGATCTCCCTACACGCGAGCGCATGTCAATCTCCGCAGCTCATGTGATAACTCCAGTGGATGACGTGCCAGCCATATGGTCTGGCATCAGAGTTGGTACCCCTCTGCCTGCTCGAAGCGTGCCACTTCCCTCCTCCTTTTGGATAAGACAGTGAAGGAGACGGGGTGGACCTCAAGGAGtcttccccccctttcctccccccattttttttcctccttactCCCAAAAGATGCAGGGTCCAAGGACTTGAGGACTCCTCAACTGAGCTTTGGAGGTAAGTTATGTAAGGAGGGGGGACAGAAACTTAAACACCGGGTTGCAACTTGTATCATCTTACCCCACCCCTGGCCGCTTTCTAAATCCCCCCCCTCGAGTTCTtacctttctcttttctcccccaaCCCCACCTCACCGACTTTTACACATCCCAACCGATTTGTATCTTTGAAGGGGAATGAATGAAGTGCAGGGTAGGAGTGGGTTGGGAGTAAGAGGTAGGAAAGCTGTCTCTATGCAAGATGTACGTATAGATCCAAAACCTCTGATGTAGCAAAGGCCGGTTTTGTATAAGAAGGAAGCTTATCTATCTACCCATACAAAACCacttgggggcggggggaagcaAAATCAAACAATTTGATAATAAAATcctgcattttaaaatatgtggggcgaaatacacacgcacacagacacacttgtacatacatacataccgtgGCCTTCGGAATCAGATCCCCAGTAAATTACGGGTGCGAAAGGCTCTCTATCTTTTCTAATCTCATCTCGCAAGCGATTTATTCTAGCCTCGGGGTTTATCTGCGCCGGGGTTCGGTTCGTGGagggcgctctctctctctccctcgctctttctctcgctctctccctccctccccctccccccccgttgCTTCCCCGCTTCAAAGGCAACATAAAATGACTGCAAACACTCGGGCACAAAACTGGCACATGGACCCATCAGTTCTTTCGGCAGCTCAAGCTTCTCCCAGGAAGATGGTCTCAGGTCTGAATGTGCgggtgaggggggggagggaggcgggggaaggaggaggaggaggaggaggaggaggaggaggaggaggaggaggaggaggaggaggaggaggaaggcggatCGGGAAGGGAGAAACTGTCGAGGTGTCAGTCTCGAGGGTCGCCCTGAGAAGGAGGATGAGGATGGGGATGGTGCCATAGAGGAACATTCcaatcctttctcctcctcctaagGAGCATGGAAAGAACCCTTGAACGGGAAAACCAGCGGGGGGAGAAACAAAAACCGGGGCCCGACGGAGAAGTTATCAGGATTTTGGCAAGCAAGGGAGGGACGCGGCGTGAAGATTGCGGGGTCGGTGGGGTTTCAGCGCTGCGAAGTGTCTACCTTCAGAAATGTAATGCTCGTTTTAATTCTTCTTGGAAAGAAAAGGACCTAGGAAAAGCTAAAGCAAAAGATCCGATTTTCTAAGCGGAGAAGGGGGCATTGGAGAGAAAAGTTCTAGGTTTATCTGGGCATTCCCGAGATCCCCGCCTCAAAGCTGTGCTAGCCAGAGCAGCAATCTTATGCTCTAGCATGCCGGGATGCAGATGAGATAGGTTTAATGATTTTTAATTCCATTAAATCTGGTAAACTAATCAAAAGAGGGAAGCGAGGCTGAATAAATACAGCTCTGAGTCCCcgtaagaaatggagaaaaatccatTGTATTTCGATACAACAAAAGGAAGGGAGCTAATTTGTAATGAAGGGGGATCAGCGATATCAAGCTCAGCTTTGCACTAATTAAGCGGGAAAGCAATGTAGACACCAATTAATAATAAACACACTTTTTTTAATGAACGAATTGTTTTCAGGGAAAGAATGGGGGAAAGGCAATTTCAGGCAAGTTCTGAACAAATCTTCCtgtcctctctcccccctcccccaagttccctctttgtgtgtgtgtgtaagtatgtGTATATAAAGTATTGTGCATATgtataatgtgttttttttaatgaaacgaAGAGGGAGTAAGTAAGGCTGGCTGCCATCATACAAATGTAATGCTGTTCGTGTCAGTCGGGAGGATAGATAGGTTTAGGAGGCAGTTCAGTAAAAAGGTTTAAGACAACCTTTAGAACAGTTCTATCCTGTGGTTTgaaaggtgggattcacatacacacagagagagagagagagagaggttaggCGAGAGACCTGGTTAACAAGGAAGATATTAGACACCAAGCTTTGGCAGAAAAAGCTGAGATTTGTTAAGGAAtcaatctctctgtgtgtgtctctctctctgtgtccctctgtctctgtctctccctccctccctccctcccttcctctctctttctttctccctccctccctctctgtctgtctgtctgtctttctgtctgtgtgtgtgtgtgagagagagagagagagagagggcgggaGGGCGGGAGGGAATTAACTGCAAGGGAGGAAGGGTAATGATAATCGATTTATAGTTTAAAATCAGACCGTAATAATATCATAATTCCATTTCCGCTGAAAACAGGTTGAGTTTTGGACAAGAGGTGGATATCTGAAGACagacttttttctctctcactcactctctctctctccccttccaaaTCACCCTAAGGATCTGGTGACCAGGCTGGCAGCAAAGATCTTCTTTGGAAGAAGGGAGGACCCTTTATATCTTGGCCAGGAAGATTGAAATCTGTTTAGGAGTGGAACTGTCAGCTTTCCCAGATATTGGCTGGAAAAGGCTGAGCAACTAAACTATCCGTGGGTTGGGATAATCTTCCAGGGGTCCAGGGTAATTGATTGGTGGGTGTTAAGTGGTGGATGTTAAGACCAACTTGTGTGACTATTTCTCGTTGccattcttcccttctttccggCCCGctcattccgtgcgcctttctcctccctccttcttccccgcCCCCGTCACCCCTCCAGCCACCATGTTGACGCGCCTCTTCAGCGAACCCAGCTTGATCCCAGAAGTTCAGAAATTCTCCAGCTGGGCGGACGATTGTGAAGAGGATGATTCGAGCGACAAAGAGGAGCAGAAAAGTAAAAGCTGCCCTCTTCAGGAGGACCCGAACGACTCGGAGGTAAAAGAGGAGAACGACCTGGGCgctgatgaagaggaggaggaggaggaggaggaaggcattgaggaagcggaAGGCGATCGACCTAAGAAACGGGGCCCCAAAAAAAGGAAGATGACCAAGGCCAGGCTAGAGCGCTCCAAGCTGCGACGCCAAAAGGCCAACGCCCGGGAACGCAACCGGATGCACGACCTTAACGCCGCCTTGGACAATCTCCGCAAGGTCGTGCCTTGTTACTCCAAAACGCAGAAATTGTCCAAGATCGAAACCTTGCGGCTGGCCAAGAACTACATCTGGGCCCTGTCGGAAATCCTGCGCTCGGGTAAGAGGCCGGACTTGGTCTCCTATGTGCAGACTTTATGCAAAGGTTTGTCCCAGCCGACCACTAATTTAGTGGCCGGCTGCCTCCAGCTCAACTCAAGGAATTTCCTTACTGAGCAAGGCCAGGAGGCCGGGAGATACCACGGGCCCAACTCCAGCTTTGCCATGCATCCCTACACCTACCAGTGCTCACGGATCTCCAGCGCTCAGTGCGCTTCCAGCACCATGGCTAGCTCCCACGCCTTGCGGACGCACGCTTACTGTGCCACCTACGAGTCCCTCTATGGGAACGCCTCGCCAGATTACAATAGCTCGGAATACGACGGGCCCCTGAGCCCTCCGTTGTGCGTGAACGGGAATTTTTCCCTCAAGCAGGATTCTTCCCCCGACCACGAGAAAAATTACCATTATTCTATGCACTACTCCGCCCTCCCCAGTTCTCGCCCTTCCGGGCACAATTTAGTGTTCGGATCTTCGGGAATGCGCAGTGGCGTTCACTCTGAGAATGTTTTGCCTTACGAGATGCACCTCCATCATGACCGAGGTCCGATGTACGAGGAGCTCAATGCTTTTTTCCATAACTAGCGCCTTTCCCCCTGTTCCCAGAACGCCTTGGGAGTCGCGTTCTCCTACCGGTTTCACGAGTAACCGTGACCACTTGTAGATTTCCAGTGTACTGGACTgggaaagggggtgggtgggtatttGGGTGATATAAACTAAACAgtaagagagagaatgggagaggaggggggaagagagagaaataaatagaTCCTCGGCCTTCTTTGATATTCCCCTGTACTTCGTCCCGAggactgcaatttttttttaaattcagctgTGAACCACTTTTCTCGtaacatattaaaaaataatcgGAAGGGCGGGAGGCTAAAATAATAATCATTCCTATTCGTGAACTAATTGAGCCGAACGTTCTTGTTTTGGAGCtggggggtgcggggggggggaacctgaTCCAACAGCCTCTTGAGCTGAGGCAGCGGGTTTCAATCCTTCCAATCCTGTTGAATTCAACGGGTCGCTTTGGTTTTCAGTCCCTGGCTTCGATTTAAATGGAAAGTCGGTGGAGTTTTTTCACGCCTTGGTTTCCGCGGGACTCCAAACCCCCGATTGGGAATCAGATTATAAATAGAATCTGCGACTTCCCTGCCCCCATTAagactatgaaaaaaaaatctggtgcaATATATATGCTagcataattttatatttaaaaacaaacgaAAGGACTCTATAACTAATAGACTGTTTAGTTGAAATTTTGCCCATCTGAAAACAAAGTTTTAGACCCACATTATTCGGAGAGACAACCACATTCTTCAAAATTAAAGTGGAGGAGAGTATCAAAGTTTCAAACCCTAATGGATTGTCTATGCTAAATTATGCCTTATAACTAAAAAATTTTCCTAAAGTTCAATATGGCTTTAGAGCAAAACAGTTTATAAAAGGCAGGTGATGGGAGGAAGATTTCCATCCTCCCAGTAGCTGAATCAAAAAATCCCCGAAAAAGGTATCTATGCCATCTGCAATCCTTTACATATTTATCTGGGAGTTAGTCTTATTAAGCATAATGGGGCTTATTTCAGTGTAAATATGTATCAGCTTGCACAAATTAAGCTGTTAAAATATTTGCAAACTTTAAATCAAACTTTCAATGCAGTGAGAACTTGAAAAAGCAATAAACGGGCAAACAgatgaaaaatatattctatctctatctatgcAAGTAGGTATTGAaactagaaaaagaaataaaaggaagggaaagagaaaagaaaaaaaagtaaaacaacaacaaaaagaatccatatgaaatattagaaatatgGACCAACAAACTCGCTGAGATTTAAAATTGTGCACTTTTTGATTTGGGGGAAACGGACCCATGGAAAGTTTCCCTGGTATTTAACAATCACTGACTTTTTGAACCACCCTTGTAACCCCAcgtaacttattttccaaaatttgTGTGTCATGCTGTTTTTTAcctgttttaaaaatgttaaagaaaaatgtgggggggggagatttttaTGAAATGGCAAATGTTTTGTTATGCATGGATAGGTTGGGGAAATGCAAATATGCAACTTTTAAAGGTGATGTGAAGAGAATACTATTATGCTTAATATTTCTGTTggcttatttccccccccctaatAGTAACTTACATTCTTTCTTTCTGTGATGGGTTTTGGGGAGGGAAGCATATGTTTATGTAATGATACACCAGTATATAAATCTctctataaaaaaacaaaaaaacagtaaCTTGTAAGGACTCAGAAGAGTATATTTTCCCCAATACAGTACTACTTCATTTTTTTGTTCATCTGATGACTTTATTTGAGCAAAAGgaggatgaaaaaaaaacaacctctaatTTTCCCCTCCTTTTAATATGACCTCCATCACCTTTAGACAtaccagcatttttaaaaaaaaattcaaagaactTACATTTCTGAAcgaagtttttaaaataaaacagcaaaaatcaACAACattttacagaaaaagaaaagaaaactaacagagagagagagagagagagagagggaaaaaaagttgtAGACAATATGAAATGTCTATGGGACACCAGAAgtgctttttttgtgtgtttctgttcaGTTTCCTTAAGATGAATAAATATTTACGTCAAATGATATGCTAAACAAAAAAATCTCAAAGTCTTGTTTTAAATAAGAAGGACTAGtttgtatctatctgtctgtctgtctatcatatatctatccaCCATAATTCTGTCAAATTTGGTTTATGGCAAGGTATTTGGCattttggagaggaaaaaattTACAGCTTCTTTTACATAAATAATACGGATCAAAAGGCAAAGAGGTTATGAGTTGCAGACCTTCTCACCACCCCCCTAACATGGACAAAGTTTAGTTGTGaacttcagattttaaaaaagatacatgGTTGGTTAAAAAGAGGCatgggtgtgtgggtgggtgttgcATGTGTGTAAAATTCTGAAATACAGTAGTGTGCTTTAAACATTAATTTGCTACTGTTTGCTGAAATGATTCCCAACATTTTTGATGGTTTGAGAGCTGCAAGTCAGCTATGATCTTATTCAGTGAATTGAAGCAGCTTCTTAAGAAgacaattaataaataatagatgGTGATTCCCTTAGCATTAGCTTACTTCAAAGAAGTAATGCTAAATGTATATATGGGCAAAAGATATATGGCCAAGTATGTAACCAAAGGGGGACTAAGACAAGCTGTCACTCCCAAGATGGCTCAAGACATTAAAATAGCAAATAAAAGTGTGTTTTATGTGTTCAGAAAGAGACAAAGATAATGaagaattcaaatatattttaagcaACCCTTCTGAAGGCTTATTAACAAATAGTTTGATGATAAGTCTTCATAAGAcctgtttaaaatataatttcttcACCATCTTTTGTCTATTTCTGAACACCTAAAGTATACTTTTTATGTGCAGTTGATTGGGGGAGAAAGCCTACTTCTCATTTTATAAAGACTAATGCAGTTTCCTCCTCCTGGACAG
Above is a window of Ahaetulla prasina isolate Xishuangbanna chromosome 4, ASM2864084v1, whole genome shotgun sequence DNA encoding:
- the NEUROD2 gene encoding neurogenic differentiation factor 2, whose amino-acid sequence is MLTRLFSEPSLIPEVQKFSSWADDCEEDDSSDKEEQKSKSCPLQEDPNDSEVKEENDLGADEEEEEEEEEGIEEAEGDRPKKRGPKKRKMTKARLERSKLRRQKANARERNRMHDLNAALDNLRKVVPCYSKTQKLSKIETLRLAKNYIWALSEILRSGKRPDLVSYVQTLCKGLSQPTTNLVAGCLQLNSRNFLTEQGQEAGRYHGPNSSFAMHPYTYQCSRISSAQCASSTMASSHALRTHAYCATYESLYGNASPDYNSSEYDGPLSPPLCVNGNFSLKQDSSPDHEKNYHYSMHYSALPSSRPSGHNLVFGSSGMRSGVHSENVLPYEMHLHHDRGPMYEELNAFFHN